The Tautonia plasticadhaerens nucleotide sequence ATTCCCCGAGCCGGTCGCATGCCTCCGCAGCGTCGTGCTCGGCCCTCCACCGTTCGACGTGATCGGCGTAGTCGTCCACAAGCGGCCCGATCTGGTCGAGTTCAGAGCAATCGGACGTGGACATGGCCGGGTGACTCCGATGGGCTTCCGTGCCTCGGACGAGGGCGGTTCGTGCCTTTGCATTCTATCGGCCGGGGCCCCGGGCTGCATCACGATCCCGAGCCCCGACCTCAACACCCCAGGTTGATCTTCGTGAGTTAATCGATGCGGTGCCCGCACGTTCAGAAGAAGACCGTCTAACGCTATTCTTCCTATCCTGCACAGACAGCGCATGTTCCCCATTATATGCGATTTAGGTTCTTCCGAAGGATCGATCGAATGTGACTGAAGGAGAACCCGTCGCAGACATAGAGAGACTTTGTTGTCATACAGACATCAGACGGAGTCGCAGCGATGAATCGGGATGACCTGGCCAGACTCGTGCTGATCGAGGTGCAGCAGCGATGCGAGGCGATCCGGTCCCGCCCGAGGCCGCCGCAATGGAAATGCTGGTCCGTACTGAAGCATGACCTCGACGTCGCTCATGGGCCGTGCTACTCGCCGCGATGGTTCGGCGACGCGAGCGCGACGGAGGCCGGTCGGGTCCGCCTCCTGAGGGCCGTCTACCGGCTGGCCGATTCCGGGTTGCTGACCATCGTCAAGAGCGAGGGGGGCCGGCTGGAACGGGTACGGTTGACGGCCTCCGGAGATGAGGCCGCGACCGAGCTTCGAAATGCCGAAACGCAATCGCGAGCCGCAACCTGATTTCTCAAAGAGATCTCGGTCCGAGCATCACCCGACGTTGACTTGGTTCTGCGCGAGATTGACACGGAGGGCCGGGAGCGCCAGCTTGCGGACCGTAGCAAGGGTCTTGATGGCCGAGAGGAACCGGCGATGCGCCGCGTCGATCCGCCGTTGGTGGAACTCGGCCTGACGCAGCGTCAGATCCTTTGATTGCTCGTAATTCGTCTGGCGAATATTGACCTCCGCCCAACAGAGCGCGGCCCGCTCGGCCAGGAGTCGCTCCATCGGCGTCGGGTTCGGCCCTTCCAGGTCGCGGCGGACCTCTCCGAGCCGGAGGCGGAGCGATTCCTTGATGGCCAGATCCTTCCCGGAGGCGCCCCGCGCGATCGCGTCGAACAGCCAGGCGGGCGGGTCACCGTAGTGGTCGAGGAACCATCGGCCCCGCTTCGGGTCGGAGAGCAGGGACCGCAATTGCGGGAGGCAGGATTGATCGCCCCGATGGGCCCGCTCCAGGAGTGCCTCAATCTCGGCCTGGGTCGTGGGGAGCCCGGCTCCCGACTCCGCCGGTTGCGTGTTCGTCTGGGACATCTCGCCTCCGCCTCCACTCGCCGCGCTTGTGTCGATGGAACCCGGCCGCGATGAGCGCCGCATGGGCCACGGCCTCCACCCGGTCGAACCACTCCGATAGCTCCCGCTCCTGCCGCTCTGCCGCCTCCCGTTCCTCCAGCTCCTCTTCCCGCTCGATCTGCCGTTCCTCCCGGTCTTCCATGTCGAGCAACGCGAACCGGGCGCCCCGCTCCCCCTGGCCGAAATACTCGGTCACGACCCGCCCCGCCTCCCGCCGGGAACGGTAGTAGTATCGGCGACCCTTGATGGTTTTCCAGCCCATGAGTTCACACCCGGTTAACCTACACGCTCGGAGCTGCCCCGCTTCCCGTCCGCCCGCATCCGGTCGGCCCTCACTCACCGGAGGCCCGCCCCTCGGCCGACTTCACCCGTTCGGCCTCGGCCGTGAACTCCTGCGCGACCGACCCGCGTAACAGGTGGCTCAGGAACTCGGCCAGACTCAGGCCCCGTGCATCGGCCACGAATCGGGCCTGGGCGACGATCGCACGGTCGATCTTCACCGCCACGTCATCCCGCCCCGATCGGGGCCGGCCGGCCCCCGAACGTTGCCCTCCGTGCTGGCGTTTCTCCGCCATCGACGTCTGCCCTCACCGCGCGATCTCAGGGAATGAACGATCCCGCCATCGGTATCATGCGGGGGGAATCAAATTTTTCAAGATTCAAGACCGGCTGTCTTGATTTTCGTTACCAAATTGGTATGATTCAAGTGATGGGGTTGAACGGCAGCCCCGAACGAAAAGGGGCCCGCCGGTGCTGGGAACACCGGACGGGCCCTAGGGCAAGGCTGATAGGGAGCCTCACCCATGACCATTCTCTTCGATTCGACCCGCCCGACCAAGGCCAATCGCCCCTTCGGGCGGGGCATCGGTCGCCCGACCGACGCCTATGGCAACCCGCTCCGCCGGGTCGGCTACTCGGCCGATGATGCGGCCTGGTACGCCGCCCAAGGCGGCGACTTCCACACCCTTGACGTCGACACCGCCTCGATCCTCTGGGACAGGGCCGCGTCCGACGCGGAGGCCGAGAGCCGCGTCGAGACGCTCGGCTACCTCTAACCCGCCCGGGGTCGGGGGCTCGACGCCCCCGGCCCTGATCGATTTCTTGCCCGATCCTGGAGGATCGACGCCATGAACATCCCGACCCGACGCCCCCATCCTCGACGCCCCGCCGCCTCGGGCTGGCCAGCCTGGACCGATGAGGTTCGCTGGACCATCGGCCCCAACACTCCCTGCCAAGAGATTCTGCTTGACCTCGAACAGGAAGCTTTAAATCTTGATAAAATTTCATGATTTCTAGTGGATCACTTTCGAGCATCCAGGATCAATGGGCAGCCGGAGCCCCAGATTTCGCTAATCCTGCCTTCTTTGCTGTGAGGGAGAATTGGGTTGACCTGTCCCAGCGAAAGTAGTAGTAACCCACTCCGCGCGCCCTGTAGAATGGATTTGCATGGCTCGGCAACCATGATCGGCTTCCATTGCGGTCTAGAGAGAGGGGTGCGTGATGCTAACGGAAACCGGAATCGCAGGGAGGCTCGGATCAATGTCAAACACTCGAGTTCAACGGATTGATGACCTCCTACTTGAACGGCTTCGATCCAGCGGACAAGAATTGACCGCAGAGGAGTTGGAAAAGGAGTTGTCTATCAGCGAACCCCCTTACAGCACTTTCGAAATTAGGGCCGCGCTCTGGAGACTCATCGCAACGAGGGATGTCGTCTTAACCCCGAAACGCACGCTGAAAGCGTCGTAAGACAAGCGGATCGCCGCGCACGCCAAACCAAAAAATGATTATCAAATGAAAAGGGAAGATAGGAAACATCCGGATGGCACTATTCAAGGGAAGTCGAGTCCCGCGGATCGGGATCGTATCTTGTATTCCCCGGAGTTTCGCCGGCTCGCTTCAGTGACACAGGTTGCGGTCGCAGAAGGAGGTTTACTCTTCCACAACCGACTAACCCACAGTCTAAAGGTGGCACAAATTGGTCGTCGACTTGCTGAGGGGCTGCTCGATTCACATAGAGAAATCGCAGTATCACTTGGTGGCATCGACCCCGAAACCGTAGAAAGCGCTGCCCTCGCTCACGACCTAGGCCACCCCCCATTTGGCCATGTCGCCGAAAGAAAACTTGACAAGTTATTATTAAAGGAAGGAGTTGCCGATGGCTTTGAGGGCAATCCGCAGTCGTTTAGGATTGTCACGAAGATTGCCGTACAAGGGGATCACTATGACGGATTAAATCTTGCCCGCGCAACTCTAAATGCATTGCTGAAATACCCGCATATGCGGAAACCCAGTGGAAAAGGAAATAAAAAATGGGGCGCATACACATTTGAAGAAGACGATTTTCGGTTCGCTCGGGCCCTCCAGACGGTCGGCAATGGCGACTCGATGTGTGTCGAAGCTCAAATAATGACATGGGCCGACGACATTACATATTCAGTTCACGACATAGAGGATTTCTATCAGGCAGGGCTAATTCCCCTTGATCAACTGACTAGCAAAGACGGGAGAGAGGTGGATCGGTTTTTAGCCAATGTGTTCGAGCGGTGGAGCAGGAAGGGTATTACTTCAAAGTATGGCAAAGACGAGTTGTCTGAAGCTTTTCGCGGGCTTCTGAAACTGGCACCCATCCAAGAACCCTATAGCGGCGCCAGAAGGCAGCAAGCCGCTTTGCGAAACTTTACTTCGGGTTTAATTGATCGCTATGTGGGACACACAAAATTAATCGAAGGAGACAACTCAAGTGGCAATCTTGAAATTGATAAAAATATTTTAATGGAAGTCGAAATGTTGAAAGAGTTGCTTTGGTATTATGTTATAAAAAACCCTGCTCTTGCGTCCCAGGAGCACGGGCAATCCAGGATAATAGAAGAATTATTCAATATATTTGCACAGGCAGCTACCAGCAACGACTCAGACGACTGGGCAATCCTCCCTGGCCGCGCCAGGGAACTGATTGATGAAATCGTCAAATTGAATGGTCAAAATACATCCAAAAATGAACGGCTCCGAGTTGTTGCCGATACGGTAGCAGGAATGACTGAGCAGCAGGCTCTTCAAATGTTCCACCGATTGACCGCGATTTCGCCTGGCTCCTTGTTTCAGCCAATTGCTACATGAACACCAGAAACTCATATTCTCAATGATATTTGGATCATTAAAGATTTTAGACCGCTCGAGTTTTCATTTAATTCTGTCAAGTCCAGGCCGTCAGTCAAGTCGAGCACACGGGCCTTATTCGGGCCACGCTGAAACCACAACCTGGCGCCCGAACGTCCTGCACCATCGGCGTCCAAGGCCAGAAACCAAACCGGGCACAACGCAAGGGCCTCAATGGTGTGTCTTGACGGATTCTGGCAAGCAGATCCGACAGTGACAACATTCATCACATGGCCAACCTCTTGGAAGGCCAACAACGCATCCAGTTCCCCCTCGCATATCAGGGCAGGCACTCCGGCGCAAAGGTCGGGCCAGGGATAGGCGTGGCCCCGCTCGGACCCGGCAGCGGCCATGAGCTTCGGCCCGTCCGACTCCTTCCGCCAGGGACGGCTTACTTCCTCGTGGAGCCGCCTCACGTTGACGCCGCACCATCGGGCCTCGGGGGCCGGTTCTTCCGAACCAGTAGTGGCAGAATACCAGGCGCCAGGGGCGACCCAGGGTAGGACGACGCCCCGGGGCATCCAGACCCCGCGGGGCCGGCTGCGAACGTCGAGCCCGAGGACCTCGACGGTCTCAGATCGGGCCGGCCGGGCGAGGAAGCCGACCCGGAACCGGCTCAGGGTGTGATCCTCCAGGCCCCGGCGGCGGAGCCATTCGAGCGCGGGCCGGCCCTCGGGGGACCAGAGGCGGGCCTCGGCGTCCTCGACGATCGCGTTGACGGCCGCCTGCCAGGCCGGATCACGCCAGGCCGGGACGCGGGGCCTCGGAGGGGCCGGGGCCGGCGTCTCGGGGCGGGGGGATGGGCCCGACGCCGATCGAACCCTCCCGCCCTCCACCTGGCCGCGCCATCCCAGGGTCCGCAGGGCGTCGAGGCGCCCGGAGCCGTCGCGGGCCATGACGTAATCGATCACGTCGCCGGACGCGCCGCAGGCGAAGCAGCGATAGCGGCCGTCCCTGACCTGCATCGACGGGGTCCGCTCCCGGCCCCCGGCATGGAAGGGACACCGGACAAACCCGCGTCGATCGAGGGCGATGCCGTCGGCCCGGAGGACCTCGGCCAGCGGGTTGTCCCGCACGATCTCCGCGAAGGGAATCGGCCCAAGCTCGCGACGACCCTTCCCATCGGAGCGGTTTGGAACCATGATCGCCTGAACCCACGTTACCCACGATACCCACTGAATCCGGTCATCGGCCCGAGCGTCGCCCCGTCCGTCCCCATCGCCTACGGGTTTAGTGGGTTCGGTGGGTTTCGTGGGGGGACGGCGTTCAGGTTCGGGTTCACTTCGTAGCTCGGCGAGGGGGGGCGGCCGGACTTACCCTCCCGATCCTCCTCGGGACGGACGCGGATGCATCCCTGCCGCTCCAGCCAGCCGAGGGCCGCATCGCGACGGTCGAGGCGGCCCCGGAAGCGGCTCAGGCTGTCGCGGTTCACGTCGTTCGCGCTGAAGTGGTCCAGCGACTTCCGCCGGATCCAGGCGAGGATCGCATGGGCGTCCGGCGGGACCTCGACCCGGCCCTCGTGGATTTCCCCGAGGACCCGGCGGGCCATGACCTTGAAGTAGTCGACCAGGGCCGCGGCGCCCTCGACGTCCTCGGCCTCGACGCTGGCCGGGGAGGGGAGCCGGACCGGCGGCTCATCCTCGGTCGAGGAGCCGACCTCCATCGACCAGCCGCCGGGCCGGGCCGCATCGACCTTCCCGTAGGCTTGCCGCAGTTGGGCCAGGACCAGGGCGAGCCGGGCACAGATCGTCTCGAATTTCGGCCAGGCGCCCCGCAAGTCCTCGGGGAACTCGGGGGTCTCCCGCTCCGACTGGTGCGCGTCGTACCACTCGACCCAGCGGGCCTTCCCGTCCCGGCTGAAGTCGACGACGACGGGACGCGGGCCCTCCTTGCCTTGCTCCATCGGCCGGTGCCAGAGGGCCGTCAGGGCGGCGGCCCAGCTGTCCTCCGCCTCGACGCTGACCGTGTCCTCCGTCCAGCGACGACGGACGGCGATCCCGGGGTAGGCGTAGAGGAACCGATCCGTCAGGCCGTCATTCTGGCCGGGCTTCTCGCGCAGCGAGGGCAGCTTGGAGGGAACCAGTCCGCCGAGGACGACGACGCTGGGCCGGGAGACGTCGAGGACCTCCCGGTTCGTCTTCCGCTCGGCCCCGGCGTCGGCCCCCGACCAGTTCGACAGCCAGAACGGCCGGTCGCCCCCGCTCCCGGAGCGATACTCGTTCATGCTGTAGAGCCAGCCGGTCAACTCGTCGACGTGTCGGAGCAGGCCGCGCGGGTTGTCGTTGTGCACGGCGATGACGCTCTCCCGGGTGGCGTCGGGCCGGAGCATGACGCGCCGGCGGACGGGCCTCGGGCCGCGCTCGTCCGAGTCCTCGGCCTCCCATGCCTCCAGGTCGCGATCGTATTGCCGCCTCAGGCGATCGTCGATCTTCCGGAGCGGCCCGACCAGGAACTTCGCGGCGTGCGTCTTCCCGTCGCCGGGCGATCCGACGGCCGCCCCGTATAGCGTCGGCGGCTCCGTCCAGGTCCGCTTCAATCGGAGGTTGACCGACTGGCCGATCGCGGCGGCGGCCGCGCAGATGACGACCAGGCCGGGGAAGTCGGGGGGGACCTGGAAGGCGCCCGCCGTCTCGTCGATCAGCAGACGGACCGGATCGGGGAACGCCTCGACCGGGAACGGGACCGGATCGGGGATGTCCCGACCCAGCGGGTTGACGGGCCATTCCCGGCCGTCGGCAACATCGACGATCCGGCGGGCCTCGGGGCGGTTCTGGTTCGTCCAGTCGATCGCGTCGAGGATCGGCCGGAGCCTTGTGTTGCTCTTGTTCGCCTTCCCCCAACTCGCCAGGCCGTCGAGTCCGCCCGAGGCGGCGGTCATGAGCGCCTCGGTCCAGGCCGGGCCGGGATCGAGCTTGGCGACCGCCTCCGGGCCCAGGGCACCCTCGGCGGCATCGAGGGCCCAGAGGGCGTGGCGTAGCGTCTCGGCATCGAAGGGCGACGATCCCGAGCCGTCGGTTGAAGGCTCGCTGGCCTCCGCCGTACAATCGCGATGCACGTTGAACTCCCTTTCGTCTCAGCAGCGGAAGCGGGAACGCGACGGGCACGCGAGCCGATGGGCCCCGGGGGGACTGGCCTCCCCCCGGGGCTCGCTCGTCGACCCGCCGCGACGGACGCGGGACGGGTCAGGCTCCCATTCGTTCCAACTCCTGGGCCGCCCGCTCCGAGTCGCGGAGCCGCCGGGCCTCCGTGCGCCGGGTACGGACGGGGGACGCCGCCGACGGGTCACGGCCGGCCTGATCTCCCGGGGAGCCCGAGAGCCGCTCCACGAAGCGTTGGACGGCCTCCCGGCTTGTGTAGCGGGAGCCGCCGATGGTGACGGTCTCGAGCCGGGCGCCCTTGACCCCCTTCGTCGCCCATCGCCAGATGGTCGAGATGTGAGTCCTCTTGCCGGGCCGGCTGGACGGAATGAGGGCCGATACTTGGCCGAGGGGGATGATCGTCTCGAACGTGACATCGATCACTTGCGGTGCCTCCCGATGACTCGATATGAGTTGCCTCGGGATGCAATTGTCTTAGAAAGCCGAGGGGAGATTCCTGGGGAGGTGAGGGGGGAGATAGGGGGAAATGAGGGCGTTATGGTTTGGACGATCCCGACGCGAGTCTCCAGCGGACCCTGCAGTTGTCTCGCCGGAACTGGAGCGGCCCGCCGCTGCACCTGGCCTTCTTGTTGAAATCCTTGATGGTCTGGTTGAGCTTCTCTTCCGTGTCGAGCGGGTTGGGGATCGATTCGGGCCACCCGGCCCGCTCGAAGGCATCGAGGATTGCGCACTGGTTCTCCGCCTCGCGCGAGAACGCTTCCCAGGCCACGCCGCCAACCACGAGCCTCCGCGTACCGACATCCCATCTGGGTCGGGG carries:
- a CDS encoding CHC2 zinc finger domain-containing protein — translated: MVPNRSDGKGRRELGPIPFAEIVRDNPLAEVLRADGIALDRRGFVRCPFHAGGRERTPSMQVRDGRYRCFACGASGDVIDYVMARDGSGRLDALRTLGWRGQVEGGRVRSASGPSPRPETPAPAPPRPRVPAWRDPAWQAAVNAIVEDAEARLWSPEGRPALEWLRRRGLEDHTLSRFRVGFLARPARSETVEVLGLDVRSRPRGVWMPRGVVLPWVAPGAWYSATTGSEEPAPEARWCGVNVRRLHEEVSRPWRKESDGPKLMAAAGSERGHAYPWPDLCAGVPALICEGELDALLAFQEVGHVMNVVTVGSACQNPSRHTIEALALCPVWFLALDADGAGRSGARLWFQRGPNKARVLDLTDGLDLTELNENSSGLKSLMIQISLRI
- a CDS encoding deoxyguanosinetriphosphate triphosphohydrolase family protein, whose amino-acid sequence is MKREDRKHPDGTIQGKSSPADRDRILYSPEFRRLASVTQVAVAEGGLLFHNRLTHSLKVAQIGRRLAEGLLDSHREIAVSLGGIDPETVESAALAHDLGHPPFGHVAERKLDKLLLKEGVADGFEGNPQSFRIVTKIAVQGDHYDGLNLARATLNALLKYPHMRKPSGKGNKKWGAYTFEEDDFRFARALQTVGNGDSMCVEAQIMTWADDITYSVHDIEDFYQAGLIPLDQLTSKDGREVDRFLANVFERWSRKGITSKYGKDELSEAFRGLLKLAPIQEPYSGARRQQAALRNFTSGLIDRYVGHTKLIEGDNSSGNLEIDKNILMEVEMLKELLWYYVIKNPALASQEHGQSRIIEELFNIFAQAATSNDSDDWAILPGRARELIDEIVKLNGQNTSKNERLRVVADTVAGMTEQQALQMFHRLTAISPGSLFQPIAT
- a CDS encoding DUF3987 domain-containing protein: MHRDCTAEASEPSTDGSGSSPFDAETLRHALWALDAAEGALGPEAVAKLDPGPAWTEALMTAASGGLDGLASWGKANKSNTRLRPILDAIDWTNQNRPEARRIVDVADGREWPVNPLGRDIPDPVPFPVEAFPDPVRLLIDETAGAFQVPPDFPGLVVICAAAAAIGQSVNLRLKRTWTEPPTLYGAAVGSPGDGKTHAAKFLVGPLRKIDDRLRRQYDRDLEAWEAEDSDERGPRPVRRRVMLRPDATRESVIAVHNDNPRGLLRHVDELTGWLYSMNEYRSGSGGDRPFWLSNWSGADAGAERKTNREVLDVSRPSVVVLGGLVPSKLPSLREKPGQNDGLTDRFLYAYPGIAVRRRWTEDTVSVEAEDSWAAALTALWHRPMEQGKEGPRPVVVDFSRDGKARWVEWYDAHQSERETPEFPEDLRGAWPKFETICARLALVLAQLRQAYGKVDAARPGGWSMEVGSSTEDEPPVRLPSPASVEAEDVEGAAALVDYFKVMARRVLGEIHEGRVEVPPDAHAILAWIRRKSLDHFSANDVNRDSLSRFRGRLDRRDAALGWLERQGCIRVRPEEDREGKSGRPPSPSYEVNPNLNAVPPRNPPNPLNP
- a CDS encoding DUF1580 domain-containing protein, which encodes MIDVTFETIIPLGQVSALIPSSRPGKRTHISTIWRWATKGVKGARLETVTIGGSRYTSREAVQRFVERLSGSPGDQAGRDPSAASPVRTRRTEARRLRDSERAAQELERMGA